Proteins encoded within one genomic window of Desulfobacterales bacterium:
- a CDS encoding long-chain fatty acid--CoA ligase, with protein MNLGEWIFKRARTYPQRPFIKAEDREYDNRQFNARVNQTARALAALGVQKGERVAVLMVNSSAFLEIFFACAKTGALIVPINFKLALPEMRYIITDAAPRVLIYSDEYIEKAAQLKAVPTTVEHYLKHGGDQLSGDPLLSDFTASFPDEEPVPDEELTQEDPLVIMYTSGTTGDPKGAVLSHKNFLFGAIHSLISYGISSDCKSLVIAPLFHIGALAASATPVIYAGGSLVLKSFDNPSEIVRLICTDKINYLFAVPVMFDMMAKTDAWEGADFSHVNFFIAGGAPMPISLIRRYQEEKGIRFAQGYAMTETLRLTSLDLDDAVRKAGSVGKEVFHTHLRIVDDSGKEVPPGGVGEIVVKGPTVLLRYWNKDPETRAAFRDGWFHTGDLGKRDDDGFLYIVGRKIDMIISSGENIYAAEVERAIESIPQVAAAAAVGMPDPKRGEAVAAFVLFNEGATMTEGGVIEALHEKIAHFKIPKRVIFVKTFPRNGAGKILKRELKAGIALNGQ; from the coding sequence ATAAAAGCGGAAGATCGGGAATACGACAACCGGCAGTTTAATGCCCGGGTGAACCAGACCGCCCGGGCCCTGGCAGCACTCGGCGTTCAAAAGGGCGAGCGGGTGGCAGTCCTGATGGTCAACTCCAGCGCGTTTCTGGAAATCTTCTTTGCCTGCGCCAAAACCGGCGCGCTGATCGTTCCCATCAATTTCAAGCTGGCCCTGCCGGAGATGCGTTATATCATCACAGACGCTGCGCCCCGGGTTCTGATCTATTCCGATGAATACATTGAAAAGGCAGCGCAGTTGAAAGCCGTCCCGACAACGGTTGAACATTATTTAAAGCATGGCGGCGATCAATTGTCCGGGGACCCCCTGCTGTCTGATTTTACGGCGTCATTTCCCGATGAAGAACCGGTTCCTGATGAGGAATTGACCCAGGAAGATCCCCTTGTGATCATGTACACATCCGGGACGACCGGGGACCCCAAGGGGGCCGTGCTTTCCCATAAAAACTTTCTTTTTGGGGCGATCCATTCCCTGATCAGCTACGGCATCAGCTCCGACTGCAAATCCCTGGTGATTGCCCCTCTTTTTCATATCGGGGCCCTGGCTGCCTCGGCGACCCCGGTCATTTATGCCGGGGGCTCGCTGGTTCTTAAAAGCTTTGACAACCCTTCGGAGATTGTCCGGCTTATCTGTACCGATAAAATCAACTACCTTTTTGCAGTGCCGGTGATGTTTGACATGATGGCCAAAACCGATGCCTGGGAAGGGGCTGATTTTTCCCACGTGAATTTTTTCATTGCCGGCGGCGCCCCCATGCCCATTTCCCTGATCCGCAGGTATCAGGAGGAAAAGGGCATCCGCTTCGCCCAGGGGTATGCCATGACCGAGACCCTGCGGTTGACTTCCCTGGATCTCGATGACGCTGTCCGCAAGGCCGGATCGGTGGGCAAAGAGGTGTTCCACACCCACCTGCGAATCGTGGATGACAGCGGCAAGGAAGTGCCGCCGGGCGGGGTGGGGGAGATAGTCGTCAAAGGCCCGACGGTTTTATTAAGATACTGGAATAAGGACCCGGAAACCCGGGCGGCTTTCCGCGACGGATGGTTTCACACCGGCGATCTGGGGAAACGGGACGACGACGGGTTTCTTTACATCGTGGGCAGAAAGATCGACATGATTATCAGTTCGGGGGAGAACATTTATGCTGCCGAAGTGGAGCGTGCGATCGAATCGATCCCTCAGGTGGCGGCGGCCGCAGCGGTCGGTATGCCGGATCCCAAACGGGGTGAAGCGGTGGCGGCCTTTGTTTTGTTCAACGAAGGCGCCACGATGACCGAGGGGGGGGTGATCGAAGCCCTGCATGAAAAGATTGCACACTTTAAGATTCCCAAAAGGGTCATATTTGTTAAAACCTTTCCCCGCAACGGCGCAGGCAAAATACTGAAAAGGGAACTCAAGGCCGGAATTGCCCTAAACGGGCAATAA